In one Desulfobacterales bacterium genomic region, the following are encoded:
- a CDS encoding lipoprotein-releasing ABC transporter permease subunit: protein MSFEFFIGNRYLRAKQKQTFISLITILSIAGVTVGVMALIVVISVMSGFESDMKTRILGVESHAVIMRHGGSFLDYSDILRQVENTPGVEAVTPFIYSQIMIRSSYGISGAVLRGIDPASADRVIKNLDRSVLEKMASMAEQNQTADKKIHISPIILGKELSANLGALVGDTIFLLLPQGMISPVGHLPAMRRFEVVGLFESGMYEYDNTLAYVNLSDAQKMLRMPGSVTGIEMRVKDIYKAGHISEGIVKKLGYPYWAKDWMQMNHNLFSALKLEKTVMFIILALIVLVAAFNIASTLIMMVMEKTRDIAILKAMGATDRSIKRIFVFKGTIIGCIGTALGVVLGVVLCVLLKHYKFIELPGDVYYLTTLPVQLEFLDVFLISCAAVAICYIATLYPAHKASRLNPVEAIRYG, encoded by the coding sequence ATGTCATTTGAATTTTTTATAGGAAACCGCTATCTCAGAGCCAAACAGAAACAGACGTTCATTTCACTGATTACCATCCTTTCCATCGCAGGGGTGACGGTTGGGGTGATGGCCCTGATCGTCGTTATTTCTGTGATGTCCGGTTTTGAATCCGATATGAAAACAAGAATCCTCGGTGTGGAATCGCATGCGGTTATCATGCGCCACGGCGGATCATTTCTCGATTATTCCGACATCCTCCGGCAGGTGGAGAACACTCCGGGCGTCGAAGCGGTGACCCCGTTTATTTATTCACAGATTATGATTCGATCGTCTTATGGCATATCCGGCGCGGTTCTCAGAGGGATCGATCCGGCATCGGCGGATCGGGTGATAAAAAATCTGGACCGATCCGTCCTTGAAAAAATGGCCTCGATGGCTGAACAAAATCAGACGGCTGATAAAAAGATTCATATTTCCCCCATTATTCTGGGTAAGGAGTTGTCCGCGAATCTGGGAGCGCTCGTCGGGGATACAATTTTTCTGCTGCTCCCCCAGGGGATGATATCTCCTGTGGGTCATCTGCCGGCAATGAGACGGTTTGAAGTGGTCGGCCTGTTTGAATCCGGCATGTATGAATACGACAACACGCTGGCCTATGTGAATTTATCCGATGCACAGAAGATGCTCAGGATGCCGGGTTCTGTCACCGGAATCGAGATGCGGGTAAAAGATATTTATAAAGCCGGCCATATCTCTGAGGGCATTGTCAAGAAACTCGGATATCCGTATTGGGCAAAAGACTGGATGCAGATGAATCATAATCTTTTTTCAGCCCTGAAGCTGGAAAAAACAGTTATGTTCATTATTCTGGCCCTGATCGTTCTGGTGGCTGCGTTTAATATTGCCAGTACCCTGATCATGATGGTCATGGAAAAAACAAGGGATATAGCGATTCTGAAGGCAATGGGGGCGACAGATCGGAGTATTAAACGCATTTTCGTGTTCAAGGGAACGATCATCGGCTGCATCGGAACCGCTCTGGGCGTGGTTCTGGGGGTTGTCCTGTGCGTATTGCTCAAACACTATAAGTTTATCGAGCTTCCCGGCGATGTGTATTATCTGACGACGCTTCCCGTGCAGCTGGAATTTCTGGATGTATTCTTGATTTCCTGTGCCGCGGTGGCCATCTGTTATATCGCCACCTTATATCCGGCCCACAAGGCGTCCAGGCTGAACCCGGTTGAGGCGATCCGTTATGGGTGA
- a CDS encoding ABC transporter ATP-binding protein: MGEFRQKSDNLIDKNSSNQLIRVRGLSKSFIDSQIRIDILTDVNFDLDAGETVAVVGASGIGKSTLLNILGTLDLPDRGSIWVQGKNIFLLDKDRLAKFRNKCIGFVFQFHHLLPEFSAVENAMMPALINGFDKKKAGELAEAILVRVGLKERLHHRVGKLSGGEQQRVALARALVLKPVILLADEPTGNLDQKNSEQVHELLLELNREFKMAMVVVTHNVKLSDLMSRRVTIVEGQLVEAD, from the coding sequence ATGGGTGAGTTCCGGCAAAAATCCGATAATCTCATCGATAAAAATTCATCGAACCAGCTGATTCGTGTCAGAGGGCTGAGCAAGAGTTTTATCGACAGCCAGATTCGGATCGATATCCTGACCGATGTTAATTTTGATCTGGATGCGGGTGAAACCGTGGCTGTGGTGGGCGCATCAGGTATCGGAAAATCTACCCTGCTGAATATACTGGGGACGCTTGATCTGCCGGACAGGGGATCGATCTGGGTCCAGGGGAAAAATATATTTCTTCTGGACAAAGACCGGCTGGCAAAATTCCGCAACAAATGCATCGGATTTGTTTTTCAGTTTCATCATCTTCTCCCCGAATTCAGCGCAGTTGAAAATGCAATGATGCCTGCGTTGATCAACGGTTTTGATAAAAAAAAAGCCGGAGAACTGGCAGAAGCCATACTGGTACGTGTCGGACTCAAGGAACGATTACATCACCGGGTCGGTAAACTTTCCGGCGGCGAACAGCAGCGCGTGGCTCTGGCAAGGGCGCTGGTGTTGAAGCCGGTTATCCTTCTGGCAGATGAACCCACCGGAAATCTTGATCAGAAAAACAGCGAGCAGGTTCACGAGCTTCTTCTCGAGTTGAATCGAGAATTTAAGATGGCTATGGTTGTGGTTACACATAATGTAAAATTATCCGATTTAATGTCCCGGCGGGTCACCATTGTTGAGGGACAGCTGGTTGAAGCAGATTGA
- the bamA gene encoding outer membrane protein assembly factor BamA, with protein MHRLGKLMWVGLITGMMLWFLPGISHAQDSVRVIVLPFDIHAKEDLSYLRKDIPDVLKQQLEQEGAIVIDIDPAAVLPAGEKSEHYEEIRKICQRAGADYIVWGSFIRVGNTFSLGAGMLDTVTEAPPVAFYAEGTGIETLFGKVKELASQVGKTLFKRETVFKLRVEGNKRIEADAILRKVKIQPGDIYRAGQISEDLKTVYAMGYFDDIRVELEKAPEGNIVIFRVTEKPTLRAVRIKGNRIFDTEKIKENLNVKTGAIINEVRIRQDVDRIEQFYKDKNYHNVQVAYTLYPQDNNQSDLEYNIEEGQKLRIRQIVFSGNEAYSDNELKKIIKTSEEGFFSWLTSAGDFKKEDLSQDVEKLTAFYTNSGYIQARIGEPRVDFNPDGIVITLKIEEGSQYEVGKVDIEGELVLPKEQLMQKLSIKKEKFYNREALRNDILALTDIYSDEGYAYADIVPRVSQDSEKRIVDIVYTVQKNNQVYFEQILISGNTKTRDKVIRRELQVYEQELYSGKRLKRGVRNLYRLDYFEDIKVDTVKGSADDKMILKLGVTEKPTGMFSFGGGYSSVENVFIVGSIAQRNLFGRGQTLQLKAELGSSTDQYTLSFTEPWLFDIPLSAGVDLYKWTREYDDYDKDSTGAAVRFGYPVFDYTKAYLSYSFEIADITDIVDDASVTIQELEGKNTTSSISASIRYDSRDRVFNPTEGSDHSFTVEHAGGILGGDIAFTKYLAETGWYWPLFWDTVGFVHGKGGYVQSSSGGILPDYEKFYLGGINSVRGYDWQDIHALDDNGDEIGGTKFIQFNIEYLIPLIKKAGLMGLVFFDAGNVYNDEESVDFAGLHKSIGYGFRWYSPMGPIRIEYGYMLDPVEGEESGGRWEFTMGSAF; from the coding sequence ATGCATAGACTTGGCAAGCTGATGTGGGTAGGCCTGATTACAGGCATGATGTTATGGTTTTTGCCCGGAATATCCCATGCACAGGATTCGGTCCGGGTCATTGTGCTTCCGTTTGATATCCATGCAAAAGAGGACCTTTCCTATCTTCGGAAGGACATACCCGATGTTCTGAAACAGCAGCTGGAACAGGAGGGGGCGATTGTGATCGATATCGATCCGGCAGCCGTCCTTCCTGCGGGGGAAAAATCGGAACATTACGAAGAGATCCGAAAAATCTGTCAGCGCGCAGGTGCGGATTACATCGTCTGGGGCAGTTTTATCCGGGTGGGAAATACCTTCAGCCTGGGTGCCGGGATGCTTGATACGGTTACCGAAGCACCGCCCGTGGCTTTTTATGCCGAAGGCACAGGCATTGAAACTTTGTTCGGTAAAGTAAAAGAGCTGGCTTCTCAGGTCGGTAAAACCCTTTTCAAGCGCGAAACGGTTTTCAAGCTCCGTGTCGAGGGCAATAAACGCATAGAAGCCGATGCCATCCTCAGGAAGGTCAAGATACAGCCCGGGGACATATACCGGGCCGGACAAATTTCGGAGGATTTGAAAACGGTATACGCCATGGGATATTTTGACGATATCCGGGTGGAACTGGAAAAAGCACCAGAGGGCAATATCGTTATTTTTCGCGTAACAGAAAAACCCACGCTTCGGGCGGTTCGAATCAAGGGAAACCGGATTTTTGATACAGAAAAGATCAAGGAGAACCTGAATGTCAAGACCGGCGCTATCATCAACGAGGTCAGGATCCGGCAGGATGTGGATCGAATCGAGCAGTTTTACAAAGATAAAAATTACCATAATGTTCAGGTCGCCTACACGCTTTATCCCCAGGATAATAACCAGTCGGATCTTGAATACAATATAGAGGAAGGACAGAAACTTCGTATCCGCCAGATTGTGTTTTCCGGTAATGAAGCCTATTCTGATAATGAATTAAAAAAAATAATCAAAACATCGGAAGAAGGTTTTTTTTCCTGGCTGACGTCTGCAGGCGATTTTAAAAAAGAGGACCTGAGCCAGGACGTTGAAAAACTGACCGCTTTTTATACCAACAGCGGTTACATTCAGGCGCGTATCGGCGAACCCCGGGTTGATTTTAATCCCGATGGAATCGTTATTACCCTGAAAATTGAGGAAGGGTCTCAATACGAAGTCGGGAAGGTGGATATCGAGGGCGAACTGGTGTTACCCAAAGAGCAGTTGATGCAGAAGCTCAGTATAAAAAAAGAAAAATTTTACAACCGGGAAGCGTTGAGAAATGATATTCTTGCGCTTACCGATATCTATTCGGATGAAGGATATGCCTATGCCGATATCGTGCCCCGCGTAAGCCAGGACAGCGAAAAACGCATTGTCGATATCGTCTATACGGTGCAAAAAAACAATCAGGTTTATTTTGAACAAATTCTGATCTCCGGAAATACCAAAACCAGAGATAAAGTGATTCGACGAGAGCTTCAGGTTTACGAACAGGAACTCTACAGCGGTAAACGGTTAAAGCGCGGGGTCCGGAATCTGTATCGGCTGGATTATTTTGAAGACATAAAAGTGGATACGGTAAAGGGCAGTGCGGATGACAAGATGATATTGAAGCTGGGGGTCACGGAAAAACCGACCGGCATGTTCAGTTTCGGCGGCGGGTACAGCAGTGTCGAAAATGTGTTTATCGTCGGATCCATTGCCCAGAGAAATTTGTTTGGCCGGGGTCAGACCCTGCAGCTGAAGGCCGAACTCGGTAGCTCCACGGATCAATATACCCTCAGTTTCACGGAGCCATGGCTGTTTGATATTCCCCTGTCTGCCGGGGTTGACCTTTATAAGTGGACCCGGGAGTACGATGACTATGATAAGGACAGTACCGGTGCTGCCGTTAGATTCGGTTATCCGGTGTTTGACTACACAAAGGCTTATCTGTCATATTCGTTTGAAATAGCCGATATCACCGATATCGTGGACGATGCCTCGGTTACCATCCAAGAGCTGGAAGGTAAAAATACCACCAGCAGCATATCCGCCTCCATACGCTATGATTCCAGGGACCGGGTGTTTAATCCGACAGAAGGATCCGATCACAGCTTTACGGTTGAGCATGCCGGTGGCATACTGGGCGGAGATATCGCATTTACCAAATACCTGGCTGAAACCGGTTGGTATTGGCCTTTATTCTGGGATACGGTAGGGTTTGTCCACGGTAAGGGCGGATATGTCCAGAGCAGCAGCGGCGGAATACTTCCGGATTACGAAAAATTTTATCTCGGCGGTATCAATTCGGTCAGAGGCTATGACTGGCAGGATATTCATGCGCTTGACGATAATGGAGATGAAATCGGGGGAACCAAATTTATTCAATTTAATATTGAATACCTGATCCCCCTCATTAAAAAAGCCGGTCTGATGGGCTTAGTGTTTTTCGATGCCGGTAACGTGTACAATGATGAAGAAAGCGTGGATTTCGCCGGCTTGCATAAAAGCATCGGTTACGGGTTTCGCTGGTATTCCCCCATGGGGCCAATCCGGATCGAATACGGCTATATGCTGGACCCTGTAGAGGGTGAGGAAAGCGGCGGACGCTGGGAGTTTACCATGGGTTCCGCATTTTAA
- a CDS encoding OmpH family outer membrane protein, which produces MKVIKAVMIASCFLFSVCVLSVHAADVAKIGIVDFQKILENSDAGKVAQAEITKQGKKMEAELKKKGDEIEELKSKFERESLVMSKEKRDEKEREIRININDIKSMQVKFRSDFKVQENRLVIEIQNQVFDLVEKIGKEDGYMLIIEKREAGVMYHPNSIDITDRVIKRFNTEYANTSKP; this is translated from the coding sequence ATGAAAGTAATCAAGGCCGTTATGATTGCATCATGTTTTTTGTTTTCGGTTTGTGTGCTGAGCGTTCATGCCGCGGATGTGGCAAAAATCGGTATTGTTGATTTTCAGAAAATTCTGGAAAATTCTGATGCCGGAAAAGTTGCTCAGGCTGAGATAACAAAGCAGGGAAAGAAAATGGAAGCCGAACTCAAAAAGAAAGGGGACGAAATTGAAGAACTCAAAAGCAAGTTCGAACGTGAGTCTCTGGTGATGAGCAAGGAAAAGCGTGATGAAAAAGAACGTGAAATCAGAATCAACATCAATGATATAAAATCGATGCAGGTGAAATTCCGTTCGGATTTTAAAGTGCAGGAAAACCGTCTGGTAATTGAGATCCAGAATCAGGTATTTGATCTGGTTGAAAAAATCGGCAAAGAGGATGGTTACATGCTGATCATTGAAAAAAGAGAAGCCGGGGTTATGTATCACCCGAATTCGATCGATATCACGGACAGGGTGATTAAACGCTTCAATACGGAATATGCCAATACATCAAAACCGTGA
- the lpxD gene encoding UDP-3-O-(3-hydroxymyristoyl)glucosamine N-acyltransferase produces MEITLSEICERVGGRLQGDPDAVIRGAAPFDTATAEDITFAAGAAFLKKIDQTAAGAVFVPETFDRGKTNLIRVKNPQLAFTIVLQHLYQPPRPAEGIDSRAVVGENTVFGDQVTLCPNCVVGNGVTIGSRVILYPGVVLGDRVSIGNDVVIYPNVSVLERCIIGSRVIIHAGTVIGSDGFGFASDGRVYYKIPQTGIVQIDDDVEIGANNTIDRAAFDKTWIKRGVKTDNLVHIAHNVTIGEDTIIVAQVGIAGSVTVGRHVTFAGQSAVAGHLSIGDNAIIGPRAGIAKSIPAGQVMSGAPEMPHRQWLRVQRVVPMLPEMKKKISELEKRLASLEEKD; encoded by the coding sequence ATGGAAATTACACTGTCAGAAATATGCGAGCGGGTTGGCGGACGGCTTCAGGGAGATCCGGATGCCGTGATTCGTGGCGCTGCTCCGTTTGATACCGCGACCGCAGAGGATATCACATTTGCAGCCGGCGCGGCGTTTTTAAAGAAAATCGATCAAACAGCGGCCGGAGCGGTGTTTGTTCCGGAGACCTTTGACCGGGGTAAAACAAATCTGATTCGGGTCAAGAACCCTCAGCTGGCGTTTACCATAGTTTTACAACATTTATATCAGCCGCCCAGACCTGCGGAAGGGATTGATTCCCGTGCCGTTGTCGGAGAAAATACGGTCTTCGGGGATCAGGTAACCCTTTGTCCGAATTGTGTGGTTGGCAACGGCGTGACCATCGGCAGTCGGGTGATACTGTATCCGGGTGTAGTTCTCGGTGATCGTGTGTCAATCGGAAATGATGTGGTGATTTATCCGAATGTATCGGTTCTCGAACGGTGCATCATCGGCAGCCGAGTGATAATCCATGCCGGCACGGTGATCGGCAGTGACGGATTCGGATTTGCTTCGGACGGTCGCGTTTATTACAAAATTCCGCAGACCGGCATCGTTCAGATTGATGACGATGTGGAAATTGGCGCCAACAATACCATTGACAGGGCAGCGTTTGACAAGACCTGGATCAAACGGGGGGTGAAGACCGACAACCTGGTCCATATCGCCCATAATGTTACTATTGGCGAGGATACAATCATCGTTGCGCAGGTCGGCATTGCCGGAAGCGTTACGGTAGGCAGGCATGTTACATTTGCCGGCCAGTCCGCAGTGGCCGGTCACCTGAGCATTGGTGATAATGCAATCATAGGACCGAGGGCCGGGATCGCCAAGTCAATTCCGGCGGGGCAGGTCATGTCCGGAGCGCCGGAAATGCCTCACCGTCAATGGCTCAGGGTGCAGCGGGTTGTCCCCATGCTTCCGGAAATGAAAAAAAAGATATCGGAACTGGAAAAACGGTTGGCCAGCCTGGAGGAAAAGGACTGA
- the fabZ gene encoding 3-hydroxyacyl-ACP dehydratase FabZ, with protein sequence MEKTFDIQGIMKLLPHRYPFLLVDKILELIPGKSVIALKNVTINEPFFQGHFPGTPVMPGVLIIEAMAQAGGVLVMESLPEDMRGGVIYFMGIDKAKFRKPVVPGDQLIFEVKSIRQRLRAIKMFGIAKVDDVIVAEAELMATIGDRP encoded by the coding sequence ATGGAAAAAACATTTGATATTCAAGGTATTATGAAATTGCTGCCCCATCGGTATCCGTTTCTCCTGGTGGATAAAATTCTTGAACTGATACCGGGTAAAAGCGTTATCGCTTTGAAGAATGTGACGATTAATGAACCTTTTTTCCAGGGGCATTTTCCGGGCACACCGGTAATGCCCGGGGTTCTTATTATTGAGGCGATGGCCCAGGCAGGCGGTGTGCTGGTAATGGAATCCCTGCCGGAAGATATGCGTGGCGGTGTGATTTATTTTATGGGCATTGATAAGGCAAAATTCAGAAAACCCGTTGTCCCGGGTGATCAGCTGATATTTGAAGTCAAAAGTATAAGACAGCGGTTAAGGGCCATCAAAATGTTCGGAATCGCCAAAGTCGATGATGTTATTGTCGCGGAGGCTGAACTGATGGCTACGATTGGAGACAGACCATGA
- the lpxA gene encoding acyl-ACP--UDP-N-acetylglucosamine O-acyltransferase yields the protein MIHETAIIHPKAEIGPNVKIGPYAIIREDVEIGAGTVIGPHVIIDPYVTIGPDCNIYQFAAIGAAPQSVKFEGEKTYVKIGRGTIIREFVTVHRGTVFGGGLTEIGEENFLMAYTHVAHDCRLGRNVVMANNASLAGHITIGNYATVGGLVGIHQFVRVGDYAFIGGKSAVVKDIPPFVIASGDRATLHGLNSVGLKRHGFSQNSLLALKKTYRIIFRIGLTLNEAIERVQAEVDQIPEVVKFVKFIKESERGITR from the coding sequence ATGATACATGAAACAGCAATCATACACCCGAAAGCGGAAATCGGGCCAAATGTAAAAATCGGACCGTATGCCATTATTCGGGAAGATGTGGAGATCGGCGCCGGCACCGTAATCGGACCGCATGTGATCATAGATCCCTATGTGACCATCGGCCCGGATTGTAATATCTATCAATTTGCGGCGATCGGTGCGGCCCCTCAGTCCGTGAAATTCGAGGGCGAAAAAACTTATGTAAAAATCGGCCGGGGCACGATCATCCGCGAGTTTGTGACCGTTCATCGCGGCACCGTCTTCGGTGGCGGGTTAACGGAAATCGGGGAAGAAAATTTTCTGATGGCATATACCCATGTGGCCCATGACTGCAGACTGGGCCGGAATGTGGTTATGGCGAACAATGCAAGCCTTGCCGGTCATATTACCATTGGAAATTACGCTACGGTTGGCGGCCTGGTCGGCATTCATCAGTTTGTCCGGGTCGGCGATTACGCGTTCATCGGCGGCAAGTCCGCGGTTGTCAAGGATATCCCGCCGTTTGTTATCGCTTCCGGAGACCGTGCTACGCTCCACGGGCTCAACAGCGTCGGGCTGAAACGGCACGGATTTTCACAAAACAGCCTCCTGGCATTGAAGAAAACATACCGAATTATTTTCAGGATCGGACTGACCCTGAACGAGGCGATCGAGCGGGTTCAGGCTGAAGTCGATCAGATCCCGGAAGTCGTTAAATTCGTTAAATTCATCAAAGAATCGGAACGGGGGATTACACGATAG
- the lpxI gene encoding UDP-2,3-diacylglucosamine diphosphatase LpxI (LpxI, functionally equivalent to LpxH, replaces it in LPS biosynthesis in a minority of bacteria.): MKKIGLIAGSGQFPIIFSKAARADGYRVYAVAHLNETDASLARHVDDIEWVHLGQLKRLLNFFKKHDVAQAVMMGGIQKTRMFRDIRPDIKALSLVAGLLHTNDDGLLRALADFLEKEGVRVLSATFLLPHLLAEEGCWTKRKPGRAEEADIRVGWRIAKEIGRLDVGQCVVISNGSVLAVEAIDGTDSTIKRGGRLGNGSGVVVKVCKPEQDTRFDVPAVGVRTIETMKDAGVKALAIEAGNAVVFDRQEMIALADAHGISIVALKEA; the protein is encoded by the coding sequence ATGAAAAAAATCGGACTCATTGCGGGGAGCGGCCAGTTTCCCATAATTTTTTCCAAGGCAGCCCGTGCAGACGGCTATCGTGTATATGCCGTGGCGCATCTGAATGAAACCGATGCCAGCCTGGCCCGGCATGTCGATGATATTGAGTGGGTTCATCTCGGGCAGCTTAAACGGCTTCTCAACTTCTTCAAGAAACATGATGTTGCCCAGGCTGTTATGATGGGCGGAATCCAAAAGACCCGTATGTTCCGGGACATCCGACCGGATATCAAAGCCCTTTCACTGGTTGCGGGGCTCTTGCACACGAATGATGACGGGCTGCTCAGAGCGCTTGCAGATTTTCTTGAAAAAGAGGGCGTCCGGGTTCTTTCCGCGACATTTTTACTCCCGCACCTGCTGGCCGAGGAAGGGTGCTGGACCAAACGAAAGCCCGGCCGCGCCGAGGAAGCGGATATCAGAGTCGGATGGCGAATCGCCAAAGAAATCGGACGCCTCGATGTGGGCCAGTGTGTTGTGATCAGCAACGGCTCGGTGCTGGCGGTCGAGGCAATTGACGGGACCGATTCGACCATCAAAAGGGGGGGGCGGCTTGGCAACGGTTCCGGCGTGGTGGTGAAGGTGTGCAAACCTGAGCAGGATACCCGGTTTGATGTGCCTGCGGTTGGCGTACGGACGATCGAAACCATGAAGGATGCCGGGGTAAAGGCGCTTGCGATTGAAGCCGGCAATGCCGTTGTTTTTGACAGGCAAGAGATGATCGCCCTTGCCGACGCACACGGAATCTCTATTGTGGCGTTAAAAGAAGCTTGA
- a CDS encoding Gfo/Idh/MocA family oxidoreductase: MSKLRVGVVGVGYLGRFHAEKYARMKDVDLVGVVDIDRSQSEEIAKKLSTEAYDRYEQLFGKVDAVSIVVPTSDHFIVSRDFLEQDVDVLIEKPMTTTVEDADRLIEIAESRGLIIQVGHLERFNPAVVAVRDFIKKPMFIESHRLSLYKPRGTDVSVVLDLMIHDIDLILNFVRSEVKTVSAAGICVISAHVDIANARLEFKNGCVANVTASRISTRNERKIRLFQKEGYVSVDFAGREITVIGKNGDVSNSPVPGMGVTRMCFTQGDALDDELKSFVECVQKRHVPEVNGPVGRDALKTALSIMEQIRKTNRIYSNG; this comes from the coding sequence ATGAGTAAACTTCGGGTGGGTGTTGTCGGTGTAGGGTATCTGGGCAGGTTCCATGCTGAAAAATATGCACGCATGAAAGATGTCGATCTCGTGGGGGTGGTGGATATCGACCGATCCCAGTCTGAGGAGATCGCCAAAAAGCTGTCTACCGAGGCCTATGACCGTTATGAGCAGCTGTTCGGAAAAGTGGACGCGGTCAGTATCGTTGTGCCGACATCGGATCATTTTATCGTCAGCCGGGATTTTCTCGAGCAGGATGTGGATGTCCTGATTGAAAAACCCATGACCACAACCGTGGAGGATGCCGACCGGCTCATTGAAATCGCGGAATCCCGGGGGCTGATCATCCAGGTCGGACACCTTGAACGGTTTAATCCTGCCGTCGTCGCCGTCAGGGACTTTATCAAAAAGCCGATGTTCATTGAGTCCCACCGGTTGAGTCTTTATAAGCCCCGTGGTACGGATGTCAGTGTGGTGCTGGACCTGATGATCCATGATATTGATCTGATTCTGAACTTTGTCAGGTCCGAAGTGAAAACCGTCAGTGCGGCAGGCATCTGCGTTATTTCCGCACATGTTGATATTGCCAACGCACGGCTTGAATTTAAAAACGGATGTGTTGCCAACGTGACCGCAAGCCGGATTTCCACCCGCAATGAAAGAAAGATTCGGCTGTTTCAAAAGGAAGGCTATGTTTCCGTGGATTTTGCCGGTCGGGAAATTACCGTGATCGGGAAAAATGGAGATGTTTCAAACAGCCCGGTGCCGGGTATGGGGGTCACCCGGATGTGTTTCACCCAGGGGGATGCACTCGATGATGAGCTCAAATCCTTTGTCGAATGTGTTCAAAAACGTCATGTGCCGGAGGTAAACGGACCCGTGGGCAGGGATGCATTGAAAACCGCTTTGAGTATTATGGAACAAATCCGTAAAACAAACCGGATTTATTCGAATGGATGA